One genomic segment of Rhodohalobacter mucosus includes these proteins:
- a CDS encoding CPBP family intramembrane glutamic endopeptidase, whose amino-acid sequence MEDSGDNKPDKMFTEEDLNLSSRELLGMSLGSMVLYLFIATLLYYFVIGESLLSVFFTGKPIVEQLLTGLGAGVASALVILFFSTRPPMSKVLDDFMIFRIISRAEFTLFDKVQISLFAGAGEEILFRGTIQPLIGIWLTSVLFIAIHGYISIKSAGHILFTVLLLGLSVMLGFLFELSGIVAAMTAHAVYDLVMLFWAGKRQEQISG is encoded by the coding sequence ATGGAGGATAGCGGCGACAATAAGCCCGATAAGATGTTTACGGAAGAGGACCTGAACCTGAGCTCCAGGGAGCTGTTGGGAATGTCGCTTGGGTCTATGGTTCTCTACCTGTTTATAGCCACGCTTCTATACTATTTTGTTATCGGAGAGAGCCTTTTGTCTGTCTTTTTTACCGGGAAACCGATTGTTGAACAGCTGCTTACGGGATTGGGTGCGGGTGTGGCCTCCGCGCTTGTCATTCTTTTCTTCTCTACGCGTCCGCCCATGAGTAAAGTGCTCGACGACTTTATGATATTCAGAATTATTTCACGTGCAGAATTTACCCTTTTCGACAAGGTTCAGATCTCCCTTTTCGCCGGTGCGGGAGAGGAAATCCTGTTCAGGGGCACCATTCAGCCGCTGATCGGTATCTGGCTCACCTCCGTGCTCTTCATCGCCATTCACGGGTACATCAGTATCAAATCGGCCGGACATATTTTGTTTACGGTGCTCCTGCTCGGGCTCAGCGTGATGCTCGGTTTTCTGTTTGAGCTTTCGGGTATTGTAGCGGCCATGACGGCGCATGCGGTTTATGACCTGGTGATGCTTTTCTGGGCCGGGAAACGACAGGAACAGATTTCCGGGTAG